Proteins encoded together in one Citromicrobium bathyomarinum window:
- a CDS encoding helicase HerA-like domain-containing protein produces the protein MSTIFLGRNQDGEAQELRLDRANRHGLIAGATGTGKTVTLQGLAESFSAAGVPVFVADVKGDLAGLAVPGSAKFKHADKLEGRAAELGMDDYAYADFPVIFWDLFGEQGHPVRTTISEMGPLLLARLLDLNETQEGVLQIVFRHADDNGLLLLDFEDLRSLLAWAADHTDEVSGEYGRVTKASIGAIQRALLTFESQGADKFFGEPALEVDDLFRVDAAGRGFISILAADKLMRSPKLYATYLFWLLAELFETLPEVGDPEKPRLVFFFDEAHLLFDDTPKAFQDTIETVVRLIRSKGVGVFFVTQNPIDVPDDVAGQIGNRVQHALRAFTPRDQKAIKAAAQTFRINADLDVAQAITELKTGEALVSTLGEDGAPSVVQRTLIKPPQSRLGPLSPGERAVILGASPLAGKYDTPVDRESAAEVIAQKMLDAAATAAEVEEKGEAEVRKRERKSTSIWGKAISRGTKVAAGSAAGMAARTVLGKKSRANPMASGVTSAAGSIATDLAGPVVGSFVRNLVGGLMR, from the coding sequence GTGAGCACGATTTTTCTGGGGCGCAACCAGGATGGCGAGGCGCAGGAGCTGCGGCTCGACCGCGCCAACCGCCACGGGCTGATCGCGGGCGCGACCGGTACGGGCAAGACGGTGACGCTGCAGGGTCTCGCCGAAAGCTTCTCGGCTGCCGGCGTGCCGGTGTTTGTCGCGGACGTGAAGGGCGACCTCGCGGGGCTCGCGGTGCCGGGATCGGCCAAGTTCAAGCACGCCGACAAGCTGGAAGGCCGCGCGGCAGAGCTGGGCATGGACGACTATGCCTATGCCGATTTCCCGGTGATCTTCTGGGATCTGTTCGGCGAGCAGGGGCATCCGGTGCGTACCACCATCTCCGAAATGGGGCCGCTGCTGCTCGCGCGCCTGCTCGACCTGAACGAGACCCAGGAGGGCGTGCTCCAGATCGTCTTCCGCCACGCGGACGACAACGGGCTGCTGCTGCTCGATTTCGAGGACCTGCGCAGCCTGCTCGCGTGGGCGGCGGATCATACGGACGAAGTCTCGGGCGAATATGGCCGCGTCACCAAGGCCTCCATCGGCGCGATCCAGCGCGCGCTGCTGACCTTCGAGAGCCAGGGGGCGGACAAGTTCTTCGGGGAGCCTGCGCTGGAGGTGGACGACCTCTTCCGCGTCGATGCCGCTGGGCGCGGTTTCATCAGCATTCTCGCCGCGGACAAGCTGATGCGCAGCCCCAAGCTTTACGCGACCTACCTGTTCTGGCTGCTCGCCGAGCTGTTCGAGACGCTGCCCGAGGTGGGCGACCCGGAAAAGCCCAGGCTCGTGTTCTTCTTCGACGAGGCGCACCTGCTGTTCGACGACACGCCCAAGGCGTTTCAGGACACGATCGAGACGGTGGTGCGCCTGATCCGGTCGAAAGGCGTGGGCGTGTTTTTCGTTACCCAGAACCCGATCGACGTGCCCGACGATGTTGCCGGGCAGATCGGCAACCGCGTGCAACACGCGCTGCGCGCCTTCACCCCGCGCGACCAGAAGGCGATCAAGGCCGCCGCGCAGACCTTCCGCATCAACGCCGATCTCGATGTGGCGCAGGCAATCACCGAACTGAAGACGGGCGAGGCGCTGGTCTCCACGCTGGGCGAGGATGGCGCGCCGTCGGTCGTCCAGCGCACGCTGATCAAGCCGCCGCAAAGCCGCCTCGGCCCGCTGTCTCCCGGCGAACGTGCGGTGATCCTCGGCGCGAGCCCGCTGGCGGGCAAGTACGATACGCCGGTCGACCGCGAAAGCGCGGCGGAAGTGATCGCGCAGAAGATGCTCGATGCCGCCGCGACCGCCGCCGAAGTCGAGGAGAAGGGCGAGGCTGAGGTTCGCAAGCGGGAGCGCAAGAGCACCAGCATCTGGGGGAAGGCGATCTCGCGCGGCACCAAAGTCGCCGCCGGGTCCGCCGCCGGAATGGCCGCGCGCACCGTGCTGGGCAAGAAATCGCGCGCCAATCCGATGGCCTCGGGCGTCACCTCGGCTGCGGGTTCGATCGCGACCGATCTTGCGGGACCGGTCGTCGGCAGCTTCGTGCGCAACCTCGTCGGCGGGTTGATGCGTTAG
- a CDS encoding outer membrane lipoprotein carrier protein LolA, whose protein sequence is MTTTYKALRRPLAGLASIALIAGAPIAATVALPAPALAQAGGSLDDAVAALRGISTMRASFTQTDRSGQTVRGTMTLKRPGKIRFEYSKDVPLLIVSNGKSLTMVDYEVNQVQRWPISNSPLGALLDPNRDVKKYGKLRNTGNPNVLSVEVRDPKKPEYGVITLIFVRKAGAPGGWELTNWVSLDAQNNRTTVRLANQRYGVSVSDSTFTYKDPRRASRRPR, encoded by the coding sequence ATGACGACCACTTACAAAGCACTTCGCCGCCCGCTCGCCGGGCTTGCCAGCATCGCACTGATCGCCGGCGCACCGATCGCCGCGACCGTCGCCCTGCCCGCCCCTGCGCTTGCGCAGGCGGGTGGTTCGCTGGACGACGCGGTCGCGGCGCTGCGCGGCATCAGTACGATGCGCGCCAGCTTCACCCAGACCGACCGCAGCGGCCAGACCGTTCGCGGGACCATGACGCTCAAGCGTCCGGGCAAGATTCGCTTCGAATATTCGAAGGACGTGCCGCTGCTGATCGTGTCCAACGGCAAATCGCTGACCATGGTCGATTACGAGGTCAACCAGGTACAGCGCTGGCCGATCAGCAATTCGCCGCTGGGCGCGCTGCTCGACCCCAATCGCGACGTCAAGAAATACGGCAAGCTGCGCAATACCGGCAATCCCAACGTGCTCTCGGTCGAGGTGCGCGATCCCAAGAAGCCCGAATACGGCGTCATCACGCTGATCTTCGTGCGCAAGGCCGGTGCGCCGGGTGGGTGGGAGCTGACCAATTGGGTCTCGCTCGACGCCCAGAACAATCGCACCACGGTGCGGCTGGCGAATCAGCGCTACGGCGTGTCGGTGAGCGACTCCACGTTCACCTACAAGGACCCGCGCCGCGCATCCCGTCGGCCACGGTAA
- a CDS encoding exodeoxyribonuclease III, with amino-acid sequence MVSVTTWNINSVRLRMPLVEQFLTAQAPDVLCLQEIKCVEEQFPAKAFRDLGYDHIAIHGQKGYHGVATVSRLPFREFSRHDWQDNGEARHIGVQLTDPVHQGMVIENVYVPAGGDVPDREVNAKFGQKLDFLERMTRWAETVEQPTLIVGDFNIAPLESDVWSHKQLLKVVSHTPIEVEALQRFMDAHGWTDIGREHVPAPERYYSWWSYRNPNWQTNDKGRRLDHMWASPDLAKQATRHTILEEARNWERPSDHVPLTTEFEL; translated from the coding sequence ATGGTTTCTGTCACCACATGGAATATCAATTCGGTCCGCCTGCGCATGCCGCTGGTCGAGCAATTCCTCACCGCCCAAGCGCCCGACGTGCTGTGCCTGCAGGAGATCAAGTGCGTCGAGGAGCAGTTCCCTGCCAAGGCGTTCCGCGATCTCGGCTATGATCACATCGCGATCCACGGGCAGAAGGGCTATCACGGCGTCGCCACCGTCAGCCGCCTGCCGTTCAGGGAATTCTCCCGCCACGACTGGCAGGATAATGGCGAGGCGCGCCATATCGGCGTGCAGCTGACCGATCCCGTGCATCAGGGCATGGTGATCGAGAACGTCTACGTCCCCGCAGGCGGCGACGTGCCCGACCGGGAGGTAAACGCGAAGTTCGGCCAGAAGCTCGACTTCCTCGAACGCATGACGCGCTGGGCCGAAACGGTCGAGCAGCCGACGCTGATCGTGGGCGATTTCAATATCGCCCCGCTCGAAAGCGATGTGTGGAGCCACAAGCAGCTGCTGAAAGTGGTCAGCCACACGCCGATCGAGGTCGAGGCGCTGCAACGCTTCATGGATGCACACGGCTGGACCGATATCGGGCGCGAGCATGTGCCTGCGCCGGAGCGCTATTACAGCTGGTGGAGCTATCGCAATCCCAACTGGCAGACCAACGACAAGGGTCGCCGACTCGACCACATGTGGGCCAGCCCCGATCTGGCGAAGCAGGCCACGCGGCACACGATTCTGGAAGAAGCGCGCAATTGGGAGCGGCCTTCGGACCATGTCCCGCTGACGACGGAGTTCGAGCTCTGA
- a CDS encoding RNA pseudouridine synthase, translating into MTDTTIPILYEDGEALVIDKPAGLSIDRPRKGGPCLDDYLEQLKLGFQRPPSAVHRLDTDTSGCLLLARNPKAHKRFSAAFEAQQVTKVYHGILAGIPAQEEGVVELALSKISSAEKGWRMIPAKKGKPSVTAWRVVATHEGRALVEFRPATGRTHQIRVHAASGIGIALVGDPVYGTKQGAPRTMLHASALTVERESKTDIAATSPLPADFQALGFGGEGPDAP; encoded by the coding sequence ATGACCGATACGACCATCCCGATCCTCTACGAAGACGGCGAGGCACTTGTGATCGACAAGCCCGCAGGCCTGTCGATCGACCGCCCGCGCAAGGGCGGGCCGTGCCTCGACGATTATCTGGAGCAGCTGAAGCTGGGCTTCCAGCGCCCGCCGAGCGCGGTGCACCGGCTCGATACCGACACCAGCGGATGCCTGCTGCTCGCGCGCAATCCCAAAGCGCATAAACGCTTTTCCGCCGCGTTCGAGGCGCAGCAGGTGACCAAGGTCTATCACGGCATCCTCGCGGGAATTCCCGCGCAGGAAGAGGGCGTGGTCGAACTCGCGCTGTCCAAGATCAGCAGCGCGGAAAAGGGCTGGCGGATGATCCCGGCGAAAAAGGGCAAGCCCTCGGTCACCGCATGGCGGGTGGTCGCGACGCACGAGGGCCGCGCGCTGGTCGAGTTTCGCCCGGCAACCGGGCGCACGCACCAGATTCGCGTCCACGCGGCGAGCGGGATCGGCATCGCGCTGGTCGGGGATCCGGTCTACGGCACCAAGCAGGGCGCACCGCGCACGATGCTCCACGCCAGCGCGCTGACGGTCGAGCGCGAGAGCAAGACGGATATCGCGGCGACCAGCCCGCTCCCGGCGGATTTCCAAGCGCTCGGCTTCGGCGGCGAAGGGCCGGATGCTCCCTGA
- the rpmG gene encoding 50S ribosomal protein L33: MAKPATVKIKLVSTADTGFYYVTKKNPRNITEKMTFRKYDPVVRKHVEFKEAKIK, translated from the coding sequence ATGGCGAAGCCCGCAACCGTCAAGATCAAGCTCGTGTCGACCGCGGACACCGGCTTCTACTACGTGACGAAGAAGAACCCGCGCAACATCACCGAGAAGATGACCTTCCGCAAATACGATCCCGTCGTGCGCAAGCACGTCGAGTTCAAGGAAGCGAAGATCAAGTAA
- the pabB gene encoding aminodeoxychorismate synthase component I has protein sequence MATADPFILLDDARPAHDGGARLFERPVEVFRALRPDEVETTLAAAQSAQAERGGTLAGYLAYEAGLALEPKLHPLADARTGAAGPLVWLGLFDTEQRIAADAVGDWLAQRAPGPATLGPLDPAISPGEWQERFAALQDNIAGGDIYQANLTLPLTGAFRGDPLALYASLRKASSAGHGGVVWDGSHAVVSLSPELFFELADGDLTARPMKGTRPRHADAQADRAAAEELAASEKDRAENLMIVDLMRNDLSRIAAPGSVRVEEPFKVESFPTVHQMVSTVHAQMKPGTGLAQIVAALFPSGSITGAPKIRAMEIIDRLERDARGPYCGAIGAFDADGSASFNVAIRTLRLTPTENGHGTAVLGVGAGIVADSDSLGEWREAQIKAGFARASSPESRAPSFDLIETMRFDPEEGVPLLEGHLARISASASELGFAFDRHAARNQIQTLCFDLADPARVRLVCARSGTTAIEVSPLPVTPSEPLDCIALPLPVDPGDWRLRHKTTDRGFYADALAAARDLDAHEALLVRDDGLVTEGSWTSVFVERDGVLATPPRALGLLPGVLRDSLIAEGRAVEAELTLDDLENGFWIGNAVRGLMRARLV, from the coding sequence ATGGCAACGGCGGACCCCTTCATCCTGCTCGACGATGCGCGGCCTGCGCATGATGGCGGCGCACGCCTGTTCGAAAGACCGGTCGAGGTGTTCCGCGCGCTGCGTCCGGACGAGGTCGAAACAACGCTTGCGGCAGCGCAATCCGCACAGGCGGAGCGGGGCGGCACGCTAGCAGGCTACCTCGCCTACGAGGCGGGGCTGGCGCTTGAGCCGAAGCTGCATCCTCTGGCCGATGCGCGCACGGGGGCGGCAGGGCCGCTCGTGTGGCTGGGGCTGTTCGATACCGAACAGAGAATCGCGGCGGACGCGGTCGGGGACTGGCTGGCGCAGCGCGCGCCCGGCCCCGCCACGCTCGGCCCGCTCGACCCGGCAATCTCTCCGGGCGAATGGCAGGAACGCTTCGCCGCGTTGCAGGACAACATCGCAGGCGGCGACATCTATCAGGCAAACCTCACCCTGCCGCTGACCGGGGCGTTCCGGGGCGATCCGCTGGCGCTCTATGCGAGCCTGCGCAAGGCCTCCAGCGCAGGGCACGGCGGCGTGGTGTGGGATGGCAGCCACGCGGTGGTCAGCCTCTCGCCCGAACTGTTCTTCGAACTGGCCGATGGCGATCTGACCGCCCGCCCGATGAAGGGAACCCGCCCCCGGCACGCGGATGCGCAGGCCGACCGGGCGGCCGCTGAGGAACTCGCAGCGTCGGAAAAGGACCGCGCCGAAAACCTGATGATCGTCGACCTGATGCGCAACGATCTCTCGCGCATCGCCGCGCCCGGATCGGTGCGGGTCGAGGAGCCGTTCAAGGTCGAGAGCTTCCCCACCGTGCACCAGATGGTCAGCACGGTACATGCGCAGATGAAGCCGGGCACGGGCCTTGCACAGATCGTCGCTGCGCTGTTCCCCAGCGGATCGATCACGGGCGCGCCGAAGATCCGCGCGATGGAGATCATCGACCGGCTGGAGCGCGATGCGCGCGGGCCCTATTGCGGCGCGATCGGCGCGTTCGATGCCGATGGCAGCGCCAGCTTCAACGTCGCGATCCGCACGCTGCGCCTGACCCCGACCGAGAATGGCCACGGCACCGCCGTGCTGGGCGTGGGCGCAGGGATCGTCGCGGACAGCGATTCGCTGGGCGAATGGCGCGAGGCGCAGATCAAGGCGGGGTTCGCGCGCGCCAGCAGCCCCGAATCGCGCGCACCCTCGTTCGACCTGATCGAGACGATGCGGTTCGACCCCGAAGAGGGCGTGCCCCTGCTCGAAGGGCATCTGGCGCGGATTTCCGCCAGCGCGAGCGAGCTGGGCTTCGCGTTCGACCGGCACGCCGCGCGCAACCAGATCCAGACGCTGTGCTTCGACCTCGCCGATCCGGCGCGTGTGCGGCTCGTCTGCGCGCGTTCCGGCACGACCGCGATCGAGGTTTCGCCGCTGCCCGTCACGCCGAGCGAACCGCTCGACTGCATCGCCCTGCCCCTGCCGGTCGATCCCGGCGACTGGCGGCTACGGCACAAGACCACCGACCGGGGCTTCTACGCCGATGCGCTGGCTGCCGCGCGGGATCTGGACGCGCACGAGGCGCTGCTGGTGCGCGACGACGGACTGGTCACCGAAGGCAGCTGGACCAGCGTCTTCGTCGAGCGCGACGGCGTGCTGGCAACCCCGCCCCGCGCGCTCGGCCTGCTGCCCGGCGTGCTGCGCGATTCGCTGATTGCCGAAGGCCGCGCAGTGGAAGCCGAACTCACGCTGGACGACCTCGAAAACGGGTTCTGGATCGGCAACGCCGTGCGCGGGTTGATGCGCGCAAGACTCGTATAA
- a CDS encoding response regulator yields the protein MAAHAADTAVTILLVDDERTLREPLVDYLVGQGFVVLEADSAASARSLLREKKADLALVDIMMPGEDGLSLTRHLIETQNLPTILLTAMGEATDRIVGLEIGADDYVTKPFEPRELVARIRSVLRRAGRAATDDEGEDAHYLFEGWRLDPLKQRLTDPEGAVIPISTAEFRMLRAFLDYPRAVLDRDRLLDMVQGREAHLFDRAVDNQVSRLRRKIEDDSKNPHFIQTVRGGGYRFAADVTRVPG from the coding sequence ATGGCCGCGCACGCAGCCGACACGGCCGTCACCATCCTGCTCGTCGATGACGAGCGCACCTTGCGCGAACCCCTGGTCGACTACCTCGTCGGTCAGGGGTTCGTGGTGCTGGAGGCGGACAGCGCGGCGAGCGCGCGCAGCCTCCTGCGCGAAAAGAAGGCCGACCTCGCGCTGGTCGATATCATGATGCCGGGCGAGGACGGCCTTTCGCTGACCCGTCACCTGATCGAAACGCAGAACCTGCCCACCATCCTACTAACCGCGATGGGCGAGGCGACCGACCGGATCGTCGGGCTGGAAATCGGCGCGGACGATTACGTGACCAAGCCGTTCGAGCCGCGCGAGCTGGTTGCCCGCATCCGCTCGGTCCTGCGCCGCGCGGGCCGGGCAGCGACCGACGATGAGGGCGAGGACGCGCATTACCTGTTCGAAGGCTGGCGGCTCGATCCTCTCAAGCAGCGACTGACCGATCCGGAGGGCGCGGTGATCCCGATCTCAACCGCGGAATTCCGCATGCTGCGCGCCTTCCTCGACTACCCGCGCGCGGTGCTCGACCGTGATCGCCTGCTCGACATGGTCCAAGGGCGCGAGGCGCATCTGTTCGATCGCGCGGTCGACAACCAGGTCAGCCGCCTGCGCCGCAAGATCGAGGACGACAGCAAGAACCCGCATTTCATCCAGACCGTGCGCGGCGGCGGCTATCGCTTCGCCGCCGATGTCACCCGGGTGCCGGGCTGA
- the arfB gene encoding alternative ribosome rescue aminoacyl-tRNA hydrolase ArfB produces MLPDDLISRAHALAEERFVAGSGPGGQNANKVATEVQLRVNAYKLRLSPFAFRRLGEVAGSRLTDSGDILIVAREHRTQEANRALAREKLEDLLREAHRRPKQRAKTRLNRVGKTQRLKQKKARGAVKANRGKPSRSDW; encoded by the coding sequence ATGCTCCCTGACGATCTGATCTCTCGCGCACACGCGCTGGCGGAGGAACGCTTCGTCGCAGGCTCCGGGCCGGGCGGGCAGAACGCCAACAAGGTCGCCACCGAAGTGCAGCTGCGGGTCAACGCCTACAAGCTGCGCCTCTCCCCCTTCGCATTCCGGCGGCTGGGCGAGGTCGCGGGCAGCCGGCTGACCGATTCGGGCGACATCCTGATCGTCGCGCGAGAGCACCGCACGCAGGAAGCGAATCGGGCGCTGGCGCGCGAAAAGCTGGAGGACCTGCTGCGCGAGGCGCATCGACGGCCCAAGCAAAGGGCCAAGACCCGGCTCAACCGCGTGGGCAAGACCCAGCGGCTCAAGCAGAAGAAGGCACGCGGCGCGGTCAAGGCCAATCGCGGGAAGCCCAGCCGCAGCGATTGGTAG
- a CDS encoding alkaline phosphatase, translating into MIRHSARPHRRWAAALALIALPLAACSSTTNYYGADPAVQSAAPVQQGQVAQGKAKNVILFVGDGMGISTITAARILAGQQQGQTGEENSLSFEKFDNVALVKTYNTDAQVADSAGTASALNTGTKTRIGVINTAPDVPRGDCAAAQGHMMETVAQEALDHGKAVGIVSTARLTHATPAAVYGHNPDRNWESDADMPAPQQALGCTDFAQQLVDFPFDLALGGGSRKFLGTGEGGERKDAGANLPAAWAARTGGTFVADTQAMRKAPLDRPVLGLFSPSHMTYQLDRKPDTSEPTLTEMTAEALRRLSDDPAGYYLMVEGGRIDHGHHAGKAGYALEETIEFARAIQYAVDNTDPDETLILVTADHSHVFTIAGYPKRGNPILGLVHPPASGDEDHPGAANDAAVIAGDGQPYTTLGYANGPGAVKGERGEPETGAQAQQQSLVPLGSETHGGEDVALFATGPGSQRVHGVIEQNVVADIMRKAFGWEED; encoded by the coding sequence ATGATCCGCCATTCCGCCCGCCCGCACCGGCGCTGGGCCGCCGCCCTTGCGCTGATCGCGCTGCCGCTGGCGGCGTGCAGCTCCACTACCAATTACTACGGCGCGGACCCGGCGGTGCAGTCCGCCGCGCCTGTGCAGCAGGGGCAAGTAGCGCAGGGCAAGGCGAAGAACGTGATCCTGTTCGTCGGTGACGGGATGGGCATTTCAACGATCACCGCCGCGCGCATCCTTGCCGGGCAACAGCAGGGCCAGACGGGCGAGGAAAATTCGCTCAGCTTCGAAAAGTTCGACAATGTCGCGCTGGTCAAGACCTACAACACCGATGCGCAGGTCGCCGACAGTGCGGGCACCGCGTCCGCGCTCAACACCGGGACCAAGACGCGGATCGGCGTGATCAACACCGCGCCCGACGTGCCGCGCGGCGATTGCGCTGCGGCGCAGGGCCACATGATGGAAACGGTCGCGCAAGAGGCGCTCGACCATGGCAAGGCGGTCGGCATCGTCAGCACCGCGCGACTGACTCACGCGACTCCGGCGGCAGTTTACGGCCACAACCCGGATCGCAACTGGGAATCCGACGCTGACATGCCCGCTCCGCAGCAGGCGCTCGGGTGCACCGACTTCGCGCAGCAGCTGGTCGATTTCCCGTTCGATCTCGCGCTGGGCGGCGGATCGCGCAAGTTCCTGGGCACTGGTGAAGGTGGCGAACGCAAGGACGCCGGGGCGAATCTTCCCGCCGCATGGGCCGCGCGCACGGGCGGCACCTTCGTGGCCGATACGCAGGCGATGCGCAAAGCACCGCTCGACAGGCCGGTGCTGGGGCTCTTTTCGCCGAGCCACATGACCTACCAGCTCGACCGCAAGCCGGACACGAGCGAACCGACCCTGACCGAGATGACCGCCGAGGCCCTCCGCCGTCTGTCCGACGATCCGGCAGGTTACTACCTGATGGTCGAAGGTGGCCGGATCGATCACGGCCACCACGCGGGCAAGGCGGGCTACGCGCTGGAGGAGACGATCGAGTTCGCCCGCGCGATCCAGTATGCGGTCGACAATACCGATCCGGACGAGACGCTGATCCTGGTCACCGCCGATCACAGCCACGTGTTCACGATCGCGGGCTATCCCAAGCGCGGCAATCCTATCCTTGGCCTGGTCCATCCGCCTGCCAGCGGGGACGAGGATCATCCGGGTGCGGCCAATGACGCGGCGGTGATCGCAGGCGACGGGCAGCCGTATACCACGCTCGGCTACGCCAATGGCCCGGGCGCGGTGAAGGGAGAGCGCGGCGAGCCGGAGACGGGCGCGCAGGCGCAGCAGCAGTCGCTGGTCCCGCTCGGCTCCGAAACCCACGGGGGCGAGGATGTCGCGCTGTTCGCCACCGGCCCGGGATCGCAGCGGGTCCACGGTGTGATCGAGCAGAACGTGGTCGCCGATATCATGCGCAAGGCATTCGGCTGGGAAGAAGATTAA
- a CDS encoding ATP-binding protein, which produces MARFFPKSLLGQSLLAIAVTLLIGQAVSGLLLYRAAQDRRDAATVNAAAFHLLRMVNRETDSPRDIRRALRRAEPEGRIDIGRGRGERRRGLPPRLSGMIADASPLLPDERRAAGEEAQLREILARQGVVPDELAVTIRPVAQDTLLAALADEFPRFRARWRAGLSEREVMVAALRMPGESRWIVARALRPPVEAGVLWLIAAQTVLLFLVLLAATYLVLRRITRPLARLTERVESFARTHEAREPLPERGPEDVSRLIAAHNLLEHRIAALLDEKDVMLGAIGHDLKTPLAALRVRIESVADETQRARMAETIEDLRRSLDDILSLARIGRAKDPPEATQLAALVESVVEEFEDVDRPVAIAHTDRIVAPVQVTWLRRALRNLIENALRYGGTAQVSLTREGGTAVIAVEDEGPGIPPEDVAAMLEPFRRGEASRNRGTGGAGLGLTLTRAILAEHGGDLRLANRTQGGLRAEMRLPLSA; this is translated from the coding sequence TTGGCGCGCTTCTTCCCGAAAAGCCTGTTGGGCCAGAGCCTGCTTGCGATCGCGGTCACCCTGCTGATCGGGCAGGCGGTTTCGGGCCTGCTGCTGTACCGCGCGGCGCAGGACCGACGCGATGCGGCGACCGTCAATGCCGCCGCGTTCCACCTGCTGCGGATGGTCAACCGCGAAACCGATTCGCCGCGCGACATCCGCCGCGCGCTGCGCCGCGCAGAGCCTGAGGGGCGGATCGACATCGGGCGCGGCAGAGGCGAGCGGCGACGCGGCCTGCCCCCGCGCCTGTCGGGCATGATTGCCGATGCTTCGCCACTGCTGCCCGACGAGCGGCGCGCAGCGGGCGAGGAGGCGCAGCTGCGCGAGATATTGGCACGGCAGGGCGTCGTTCCAGATGAGCTTGCAGTCACTATCCGCCCCGTTGCGCAAGATACGCTGCTCGCCGCGCTTGCGGACGAATTCCCGCGCTTCCGCGCCCGCTGGCGCGCTGGCCTGAGCGAGCGCGAGGTGATGGTCGCCGCGCTGCGCATGCCGGGCGAGAGCCGCTGGATCGTCGCGCGCGCGCTGCGCCCCCCGGTGGAGGCGGGCGTGCTGTGGCTGATCGCCGCGCAAACCGTACTGCTGTTCCTAGTGCTGCTGGCCGCGACCTATCTGGTTCTGCGCCGGATCACCCGCCCGCTCGCGCGCCTGACCGAGCGGGTGGAGAGCTTCGCGCGCACGCACGAGGCGCGCGAACCGCTCCCCGAACGCGGGCCGGAGGATGTCAGCCGCCTGATCGCGGCGCACAACCTGCTCGAACACCGGATTGCCGCGCTGCTGGACGAGAAGGACGTGATGCTCGGCGCAATCGGGCACGATCTCAAGACGCCACTCGCGGCGCTGCGCGTGCGGATCGAATCGGTTGCGGATGAAACCCAGCGCGCGCGCATGGCCGAGACGATCGAGGATCTGCGCCGCTCGCTCGACGATATCCTCTCGCTCGCGCGGATCGGACGCGCGAAAGACCCGCCTGAGGCGACCCAGCTCGCCGCGCTGGTCGAAAGCGTGGTCGAGGAGTTCGAGGATGTGGACCGGCCCGTCGCCATCGCGCACACCGATCGGATCGTCGCCCCGGTGCAGGTCACCTGGCTGCGGCGCGCGCTGCGCAACCTGATCGAGAATGCGCTGCGCTACGGCGGCACCGCGCAGGTCTCGCTCACCCGCGAGGGCGGGACGGCGGTGATCGCGGTGGAGGACGAAGGCCCCGGCATCCCGCCGGAGGATGTCGCCGCAATGCTCGAACCGTTCCGGCGCGGCGAGGCGAGTCGCAATCGCGGGACCGGTGGTGCCGGGCTCGGCCTCACGCTGACCCGCGCGATCCTTGCCGAACATGGCGGAGACCTGCGGCTCGCCAACCGCACGCAGGGCGGCCTGCGCGCCGAGATGCGGCTACCTTTATCGGCTTAG